In Phaseolus vulgaris cultivar G19833 chromosome 3, P. vulgaris v2.0, whole genome shotgun sequence, the sequence CAGAAAACATTGGGCCTTATTCATCAGCTTTACCTCACAGTTTCTACCTTCAATGCTGCCTTTCAAATGCCTCTACTCCAGCGCATGTATTCTTCTTTGATCCTTTTACTGTAATgcattttttctttgttttactTTTGCTTCATGTTCAAAATTGATCATATTTTACTTTAAACATCCCAGTAATGGCCTTGTTGTAGAGCTTGACAACATGGTTAAATTGGCAGAGAAATCCAACATTCAGGTTCCTATGGAGGTTGTTAAGTGAGTGATTTACCTTTGTATGTGCTCATGTAGTTTTCTTTTGACCTAATGTAAGttatcttttctattttttctcatTTGAGTTGAATTGTTGGCTTTAGTTTAATCGATGATGGGAAGAATCCAGATGAATTTACCAAAGATGTTATAAACAGCTGTATTGCAAAGAATCAGATCACTAAAGGAAAAACTGACGCCTTAAAGGTGGTCTATTcttattctttattttcattACATATGAATTTCTTTCTGTTTGGAGCTTTATCTCCCTATATATTCAATAAGCAACTTTAGTCTAATCTAGCATTTCTGTTTGGGCAGAATTTGCGCAAACATCTTTTAGAGGAATTGGAGCAGAACTTCCCTGATGAGGTTGAAACTTTTAGAGAGAGTCGTGCTGCCGCAGCTGCTGTAAGTATTCCTTATTTGgtcttttatttcatttagGAACAGAGATTTAAATAACCTTGCTATGTCATTGGTGAGCTCTAAGTTCATTGTGGGATCTTTCTCTGTAACTGATACTGGAAATAAACTAGGTTatgtatttttatctttttttagcTTTACTACTCTTTTCTTGAATTGTTTTCTGTATTTTAACTCTACTACTCTTCTTTTCTTTGGTTGTTGTTCTATATGCTGGACAAGTTTACTTTTGATGCTTACCTTTAAGTCAGTGTTtccaaaaataacaaataatacaGCTGAGAGAGATTTATCTAGTTTAGGAAGAGCTTTCTAACAAATAATACACATTTTTTCTGAATGCTTTCTACTCCAAGAAACCAACTATTAGGTTCTTTGACACTCCTC encodes:
- the LOC137806613 gene encoding mediator of RNA polymerase II transcription subunit 10b-like, with the translated sequence MDSSQSTVLGGNGGSGGNGTLISQTNDITASTAGADDSMQKLNQVSNSIQKTLGLIHQLYLTVSTFNAAFQMPLLQRINGLVVELDNMVKLAEKSNIQVPMEVVNLIDDGKNPDEFTKDVINSCIAKNQITKGKTDALKNLRKHLLEELEQNFPDEVETFRESRAAAAAELKRQAQAQSALPNGDVRVKSEH